The following coding sequences lie in one Mucilaginibacter sp. KACC 22773 genomic window:
- a CDS encoding OmpA family protein, producing MNYSTLKKTAALSFASLLVAGMASAQTDSTKTGSAKLFGGIGQYNTFSIGVNVGITDGLVPFTINTTNKFKADLGYGVSLRQQLSHTFSLQLDYLGGKVHGIDKAGTEKYGYTEYKTSFNSGALSAVFNIASVSFLHRKNSVNFYTSAGLGLDMYKIKENTTAAGVVNTLPFGDKTVKELFAPVGAGVKFKLNDALALNLGYTVSFVQGYNFGGIHTYPQFSHYSYTYGGLEYTFGPKTKQNLEWVNPVAQMYDELYDAALRQEVEALKGRVTNVETAVNDLKKDSDGDGVADQFDKCPGTAAGSVVDGSGCVIVFPKPAADSVVAKPTAYSNIQFEFDSSVLRTSSYPVLDATSADLRASGKGVEVDGFASSEGTAAHNMSLSKDRANSVKTYLVNSGVDAKKVKIKGYGETMPIADNSTEEGRVLNRRVQFKQK from the coding sequence ATGAATTATTCTACATTAAAGAAAACAGCAGCACTGTCGTTTGCTTCTTTGCTGGTTGCGGGTATGGCTAGCGCCCAAACCGACTCGACAAAAACTGGATCTGCCAAATTGTTTGGCGGGATCGGACAGTACAACACATTTAGTATCGGCGTGAACGTTGGTATAACTGATGGATTAGTGCCATTTACAATTAACACCACTAACAAATTTAAAGCTGATTTGGGCTATGGCGTGTCTTTAAGGCAACAATTATCTCATACCTTTAGCTTGCAGTTAGATTATCTGGGTGGTAAAGTTCATGGCATTGATAAAGCCGGCACTGAAAAATATGGTTATACCGAATACAAAACTTCGTTTAATTCAGGAGCACTTAGCGCCGTTTTTAACATTGCAAGCGTTAGTTTCCTGCATCGCAAAAACAGTGTTAACTTTTACACTTCTGCCGGTTTGGGTTTAGACATGTACAAAATTAAAGAAAATACAACTGCTGCAGGCGTTGTTAACACTTTGCCTTTTGGTGACAAAACAGTTAAAGAATTATTTGCTCCAGTTGGTGCAGGTGTAAAATTCAAACTTAACGATGCGTTGGCCTTAAATTTAGGTTACACTGTTAGTTTTGTACAAGGTTATAACTTTGGCGGTATTCACACTTATCCTCAGTTTAGCCACTACTCTTACACCTACGGTGGTTTAGAGTACACTTTCGGTCCGAAAACAAAACAGAACTTAGAGTGGGTAAACCCGGTTGCTCAGATGTATGACGAATTGTACGATGCTGCATTACGTCAGGAAGTTGAAGCTTTAAAAGGCCGTGTAACAAACGTAGAAACTGCTGTTAACGACCTGAAAAAAGATTCAGACGGTGACGGTGTTGCTGATCAGTTTGACAAATGTCCAGGTACTGCTGCAGGCAGCGTAGTTGATGGTTCTGGTTGCGTTATCGTATTCCCTAAACCAGCTGCTGATTCAGTTGTTGCTAAACCTACTGCTTACTCAAACATCCAGTTTGAATTTGACAGCTCGGTATTACGCACTTCATCTTACCCGGTGTTAGATGCTACTTCTGCAGATTTGCGTGCTTCTGGCAAAGGTGTTGAAGTTGACGGCTTTGCTTCATCTGAAGGTACTGCCGCTCACAACATGTCTTTATCAAAAGATCGTGCTAACTCAGTAAAAACTTACTTAGTTAACTCTGGTGTTGATGCTAAAAAAGTAAAAATCAAAGGCTACGGCGAAACCATGCCAATTGCCGATAACTCAACCGAAGAAGGTCGTGTATTAAACCGTCGTGTTCAGTTTAAACAAAAATAA
- a CDS encoding 3-keto-disaccharide hydrolase has protein sequence MNQLKTILLMLLLAVCRYSASAQNDPKLTEVWDPEPAIVHPGVGNKAPSDAIILFDGKNLDEWIDQKGMPPGWTIKNGILTVKPGSGSIITKKNFADCQLHIEWRTPAIVKGEGQERGNSGVIMQSRYELQILDSYKNRTYSNGQAGSVYKQHVPLVNASLKPGEWQRYDIIYTAPRFNLDSSLKAPAYITVLHNGVLVQNHVAIKGTVAHVGQPKYTKHNFAQPLLLQEHEFPVSFRNIWIREINVQKLFNGKDKTGWYAFLDTLGKNNDIHNNFVVENGAVHVMGKYFGYMSTLKSYSNYYLKVVFKWGTKQYFPRQTSKRDAGILYHFGLVEKDTVWPKSIEFQIQEQDCGDFWCVKHTNVDSPNKWEVAWDQKHIFRTENFEKPRGEWNTLEIICNGNQIEHYVNGHLVNWGTGSVTEGRILLQSEGAEIFYKSVELTPL, from the coding sequence ATGAACCAGTTAAAAACCATTTTATTAATGCTGTTGTTAGCCGTATGCAGGTACAGCGCCTCGGCACAAAATGATCCAAAACTTACCGAAGTTTGGGATCCGGAACCAGCCATAGTGCATCCGGGCGTTGGCAATAAAGCGCCGTCAGATGCCATTATTTTGTTTGATGGAAAAAACCTGGACGAATGGATAGATCAAAAAGGAATGCCCCCCGGCTGGACAATTAAAAACGGTATCCTTACCGTGAAACCCGGCAGCGGCTCCATCATCACCAAAAAAAACTTCGCCGATTGCCAGCTGCATATTGAATGGCGCACACCGGCCATTGTAAAAGGCGAAGGCCAGGAGCGCGGCAACAGCGGCGTAATAATGCAAAGCCGTTACGAGCTACAAATACTGGATAGTTATAAAAATCGCACCTACTCCAACGGGCAGGCTGGCTCTGTTTACAAACAACACGTGCCTTTGGTAAATGCTTCGCTTAAACCCGGTGAATGGCAAAGGTATGATATCATTTATACCGCGCCGCGTTTTAATTTAGATAGTTCGCTTAAAGCACCGGCTTACATTACGGTTTTACACAACGGCGTGCTGGTACAAAACCATGTGGCTATAAAAGGCACAGTAGCCCATGTTGGCCAGCCTAAATACACCAAGCACAATTTTGCACAGCCGTTATTGCTGCAGGAGCATGAATTCCCCGTATCGTTCCGCAACATCTGGATCAGGGAGATCAACGTTCAAAAACTTTTTAACGGCAAGGACAAAACCGGCTGGTATGCTTTTTTAGATACGCTGGGCAAAAACAACGATATCCATAACAATTTCGTAGTGGAAAATGGTGCGGTGCATGTAATGGGTAAATATTTTGGCTATATGAGCACCCTCAAATCGTACTCCAATTATTACCTTAAAGTAGTATTCAAATGGGGCACCAAACAATATTTTCCGCGCCAAACCAGTAAGCGGGATGCCGGTATACTTTATCATTTTGGGTTGGTGGAAAAAGATACTGTTTGGCCAAAGTCAATAGAATTTCAGATACAGGAACAAGATTGCGGCGACTTTTGGTGCGTTAAGCACACCAACGTTGATTCGCCAAATAAATGGGAAGTAGCCTGGGACCAAAAGCACATTTTCCGCACAGAAAATTTTGAAAAGCCACGCGGCGAATGGAATACGCTGGAGATTATTTGCAACGGCAACCAAATTGAGCATTATGTAAATGGGCACCTGGTAAACTGGGGGACGGGTTCGGTAACCGAAGGCAGGATACTATTACAATCAGAAGGGGCCGAGATATTTTATAAATCGGTAGAGTTAACGCCGCTATGA
- the meaB gene encoding methylmalonyl Co-A mutase-associated GTPase MeaB, with the protein MTNSINFKQVARTLTIVENDLPGSQELLKGLTFNKPAPVIGITGPPGAGKSTLVNALIDLLLKDGSKIAILAIDPTSPFNFGSLLGDRIRMSSHFNHPDVFIRSLATRGSLGGLSAKTIEMTDVLRAAGFDYVLIETVGVGQSEIEISGLADVTLVVLVPEGGDDVQHIKSGLMEIADAFIVNKADRADADVFANNLKKIIGQKKDGQPPVFKTTALQGTGIAQVAGFIKTSTQVKNPRRQLLLTEKAYKLLVHKLTHHIDKKKLQQDVTEALNHKDFNLYSFVDSYL; encoded by the coding sequence ATGACGAATAGCATTAACTTTAAACAGGTTGCCCGCACCTTAACCATTGTTGAAAACGACCTGCCCGGGAGCCAGGAACTATTAAAGGGCCTTACATTTAATAAACCTGCACCGGTAATTGGCATAACCGGCCCGCCCGGCGCCGGCAAAAGCACCCTGGTAAATGCTTTGATAGATTTACTGTTAAAGGATGGCAGCAAAATAGCCATTTTGGCTATTGATCCCACATCGCCTTTCAACTTCGGCTCCCTGCTTGGCGATAGGATTCGGATGTCTTCGCACTTTAACCATCCCGATGTTTTTATTCGCTCGCTGGCTACCCGCGGTTCATTAGGTGGCTTATCGGCCAAAACCATAGAAATGACCGATGTATTACGTGCCGCCGGATTTGATTATGTGCTGATAGAAACGGTTGGTGTTGGCCAGTCGGAAATTGAGATAAGCGGACTGGCGGACGTTACCCTTGTGGTACTGGTACCCGAGGGGGGCGATGATGTGCAGCACATTAAATCGGGGCTGATGGAAATTGCCGATGCCTTCATTGTTAACAAGGCCGACAGGGCCGATGCAGATGTATTTGCCAATAACCTGAAGAAAATTATAGGACAAAAAAAAGACGGACAGCCTCCTGTATTCAAAACAACGGCATTGCAGGGTACGGGGATTGCCCAGGTTGCAGGGTTTATCAAAACATCAACACAAGTAAAAAATCCGCGTCGGCAGTTACTGCTTACCGAAAAGGCTTACAAGCTGTTAGTACATAAATTAACGCATCATATAGATAAAAAAAAGCTTCAGCAAGATGTTACCGAAGCTTTAAATCACAAAGATTTTAACCTTTATAGTTTTGTTGATTCGTATTTATAA
- a CDS encoding alpha/beta hydrolase, translated as MNIILKATLWLIGIFTGIYLVICCFFYFSQDDLIFQGTRYPAGYRYDFRSAYKEYNIKTADGNILNGVLFLTPKPKGLVFYLHGNGDTINSWHAVAGNYNKLGYDVFMIDYPGYGKSTGNIKSQQQLFDAVKMAYQHVKTLYPENQIVILGYSIGTGPAAWLASQNHPQKLILLAPYYSLADEAKTLYPFLPSSILKYPLQTYEYIQHTSAPIVIFHGDEDELINHSSSFRLQKYFKPGDKLIVLEGQHHNGIEDNARYLDSLKKVL; from the coding sequence ATGAACATCATTTTAAAAGCAACACTTTGGCTTATAGGTATTTTTACAGGCATTTACCTGGTCATTTGTTGTTTCTTTTATTTTTCGCAGGATGATTTGATCTTCCAGGGAACGCGATATCCTGCCGGATATCGGTACGATTTTCGGTCCGCTTACAAAGAGTATAATATAAAAACTGCCGATGGCAATATACTAAACGGCGTTTTATTCCTCACCCCAAAACCAAAAGGGCTTGTTTTTTACCTGCATGGTAATGGCGACACAATTAATAGCTGGCATGCAGTTGCAGGTAATTACAATAAGTTAGGCTATGATGTATTTATGATTGATTATCCGGGATACGGCAAAAGTACAGGCAATATTAAATCGCAGCAGCAACTTTTTGATGCTGTAAAAATGGCATACCAACATGTCAAAACATTATATCCCGAAAATCAAATTGTCATATTAGGCTATTCTATCGGCACAGGCCCGGCAGCCTGGCTGGCATCACAAAATCATCCGCAAAAACTCATCCTGCTTGCTCCTTACTATAGCCTGGCTGATGAGGCGAAAACGCTGTATCCATTTTTGCCCTCTTCTATTTTAAAATACCCACTCCAAACTTATGAGTACATCCAGCATACTTCTGCTCCTATTGTCATTTTTCACGGTGATGAAGATGAGTTGATAAACCACTCTTCGTCCTTCCGACTCCAAAAATACTTTAAGCCCGGCGACAAGCTAATTGTCCTGGAAGGGCAGCATCATAACGGCATAGAGGATAATGCCAGATACCTGGACTCATTGAAAAAAGTCCTGTAA
- a CDS encoding ABC transporter ATP-binding protein, with product MVISTEGLSFNFGNQQVVKSLALQVPEGSIYGFLGPNGAGKTTTIKLLLNLLKIQSGSIQIFEQDIQHHRAQILSQIGSLIEQPAIYQHLTGKENLLNRALLLQVPVKRVDEMLALVQLTNAAHKKAGQYSLGMKQRLGIALALLADPKLLILDEPTNGLDPNGIIEVRELLIKLVGQYKKTVFISSHLLAEVERMATHVGIINHGELLFQGSIGELQALSQPLVCIETDNTVDAANLLTRNGYTVTDVTDTYLYVPYASKQKTAGINALLHNNGHAIFSIGKQQKDLERLFLDITQKA from the coding sequence ATGGTAATTAGTACCGAAGGGTTATCCTTCAACTTCGGTAACCAGCAGGTAGTTAAATCACTTGCGCTACAGGTACCCGAAGGAAGCATATATGGTTTTCTTGGCCCAAACGGTGCCGGGAAAACCACTACTATCAAACTCCTGTTAAACCTGCTCAAAATCCAAAGCGGCAGCATCCAAATATTTGAACAGGACATTCAACATCACCGCGCTCAAATTTTATCGCAAATAGGCTCGCTTATTGAGCAGCCTGCCATATACCAACACCTTACCGGGAAAGAGAATTTATTAAACAGGGCCTTGTTATTACAGGTGCCTGTTAAACGCGTTGACGAAATGCTGGCTCTTGTGCAGCTTACCAATGCGGCCCACAAAAAAGCCGGACAATACTCCCTGGGTATGAAACAGCGCCTGGGCATTGCCCTTGCCCTGCTTGCCGATCCCAAACTTTTAATCCTTGACGAACCCACAAACGGCCTTGATCCTAACGGTATAATAGAAGTGCGCGAGTTACTCATTAAACTGGTTGGTCAGTATAAAAAAACGGTATTTATATCAAGCCACCTACTGGCCGAGGTTGAACGCATGGCCACCCACGTAGGTATTATTAACCATGGCGAGCTGCTGTTTCAGGGCAGCATCGGCGAGTTGCAGGCCTTGAGCCAGCCGCTTGTATGCATCGAGACAGATAACACAGTTGATGCCGCTAACCTGCTTACCCGTAACGGTTATACCGTTACCGATGTTACCGATACTTACCTGTATGTTCCGTACGCGAGCAAGCAAAAAACGGCGGGAATAAATGCACTGTTGCACAATAACGGCCATGCCATATTTAGTATAGGTAAACAGCAAAAAGATTTGGAACGCCTGTTTTTAGATATCACCCAAAAAGCCTGA
- a CDS encoding glycosyltransferase family 9 protein: MPQPLKTKIQHILISRTDAIGDVVLTLPIAAYIKELLPGSVVSFLGRTYTQPVINTCAAVDIFINYDEIKKLSEAEQIDYLKGKKIDVIIHVFPNKHVAQIARAASIKLRIGTKNRVFHWFTCNKLVKLSRKKSDLHEAQLNLILLKSLGLSAVPTLHDIIEHISFESRTLLPPELAGKLSGDKFNLIIHPKSHGSGMEWGLDNYAMLINVLSSNIFNIIITGSDKEKILLADWITTLPATVVDMTGKMSLPQLIGFISQADGLIASGTGPLHIAAMAGINTLGLFPSVRPIHPGRWAPLGKKAGFMESGTDNLLPLSVNLVAEKITGWLR; the protein is encoded by the coding sequence ATGCCCCAGCCCCTCAAAACAAAAATACAACACATATTAATAAGCCGTACAGATGCTATCGGCGATGTGGTGCTTACCCTGCCCATAGCCGCTTATATTAAAGAGCTGTTACCGGGATCAGTGGTTTCGTTTTTAGGACGCACTTATACCCAGCCTGTTATAAATACCTGTGCGGCGGTTGATATTTTTATTAATTATGATGAGATAAAAAAGCTGTCCGAGGCAGAACAGATTGACTATCTGAAAGGTAAAAAAATAGACGTAATTATTCATGTGTTTCCCAATAAGCATGTAGCCCAAATAGCCAGGGCGGCGAGTATTAAATTGCGCATAGGCACCAAAAACCGCGTTTTTCATTGGTTTACCTGTAACAAGCTGGTAAAGCTAAGCCGCAAAAAATCTGATCTGCATGAAGCTCAACTCAACCTTATATTATTAAAATCTTTGGGGCTGTCAGCCGTCCCAACGTTGCATGATATTATTGAGCATATCAGTTTTGAAAGCAGGACATTGCTTCCTCCAGAGTTAGCCGGTAAACTATCAGGTGATAAATTTAACCTCATTATCCACCCCAAATCGCACGGTAGCGGAATGGAGTGGGGGCTTGATAATTACGCGATGCTTATTAATGTGCTGTCATCGAATATATTTAATATTATTATAACCGGCTCAGATAAAGAAAAAATATTGCTGGCCGATTGGATTACAACCCTGCCAGCTACCGTGGTTGACATGACCGGTAAAATGAGTTTACCACAGCTTATTGGCTTCATCAGCCAGGCAGACGGGTTGATAGCCTCGGGTACAGGCCCCCTGCACATAGCGGCTATGGCGGGTATAAATACCCTCGGTTTGTTTCCCTCGGTAAGACCGATTCATCCTGGGCGCTGGGCGCCGTTGGGTAAAAAGGCCGGATTTATGGAAAGCGGGACAGATAATCTGCTGCCGCTGTCGGTAAATCTTGTAGCTGAGAAAATAACTGGTTGGTTGCGATAA
- a CDS encoding glycosyltransferase family 9 protein, with protein sequence MALIDNKQIKHILINRIDAMGDVVLQLPTCIYLKQLYPDVTISMLGRSYTKPVVDACKAIDHFINYDEISALSTNEIATIFKEKGIEAIVHEFPKRHIAEAAKKAGVKLRIGTTSRNYHFFTCNRLIRLSRGKSDLHEAQQNIYLCKPLGVTHVPTLGTIAYYYKDNFKPSIELPARFKDQLTNNKFNLIIHSKSNGNGREWDMDRFTALIKLLPADKFRIFITGSEKEHELFKTWIPKLPAHVIDLSGKMSLNELIAFIYNADGLLASGTGPLHVAAASGIHTLGLFPISRSINATRWAPLGIKAEHIESDSDTLDSISVDMVFDRISDWVR encoded by the coding sequence ATGGCCCTGATAGATAACAAACAGATAAAGCATATTTTAATAAACAGGATTGATGCCATGGGCGATGTGGTATTGCAACTGCCTACCTGTATTTATTTAAAACAGTTATATCCGGATGTTACCATCAGCATGTTAGGCCGTAGTTACACCAAGCCTGTGGTTGATGCCTGCAAGGCCATTGACCATTTTATTAATTATGATGAGATTAGCGCTTTATCAACAAATGAGATAGCTACTATTTTTAAGGAAAAAGGCATTGAAGCCATAGTGCATGAGTTTCCAAAAAGGCATATTGCCGAAGCGGCGAAAAAGGCGGGCGTGAAACTAAGGATAGGTACCACAAGCCGTAATTACCATTTTTTTACCTGTAACCGGTTGATCAGGTTAAGCAGGGGCAAATCAGACCTGCACGAAGCGCAGCAAAATATTTATTTGTGCAAACCGCTTGGCGTTACCCACGTACCAACGCTGGGCACTATAGCATACTATTATAAAGATAACTTTAAGCCATCTATTGAATTACCTGCCCGGTTTAAAGATCAGTTAACTAACAATAAGTTTAATTTAATTATCCACTCCAAATCAAATGGTAATGGCAGGGAGTGGGATATGGATAGGTTTACCGCCCTTATTAAGCTTTTACCGGCCGATAAATTCCGCATTTTTATTACCGGATCTGAAAAAGAACACGAGTTGTTTAAAACCTGGATCCCGAAACTACCTGCACATGTAATTGATTTAAGTGGTAAAATGTCACTTAATGAATTGATTGCCTTTATATATAACGCAGATGGTTTGCTTGCATCGGGCACCGGACCACTGCATGTTGCAGCCGCTTCTGGTATCCACACGCTTGGCTTATTCCCAATTTCAAGATCAATAAACGCCACCCGCTGGGCTCCCTTGGGCATCAAAGCCGAACATATTGAAAGCGACTCGGATACCCTGGACAGTATTTCTGTTGACATGGTTTTTGACAGGATAAGCGACTGGGTAAGGTAG
- a CDS encoding aminopeptidase P family protein — MKYLEIFHSLFTNNRKNFVSRTKPNSLAVFHSNDEFPVSGDQVFAFKQNPDFFYLTGIDQEQSILLLYPDCPNKAYKEVLFLRQTNEHIAIWEGHKYTKEEARQVSGIESVYWLHEYDVILHSIINYAENIYINTNENDRYVHTVPYRDIRMYEALRQKYPLHKYERSALILRDLRVIKSGPEIDLIQKACNITNDAFVRVLKFIKPGVAEYEIEAEIIHEFLRQRATGHAYSPIIASGKNANVLHYIDNNQVCNDDDVILFDFGAQYANYNADMSRSVPVNGRFTPRQRAVYDAVLRVMREASSMIVAGTVLAEYQDEVGKIMTGELIGLGLLDKHDVEKQDANAPLYKKYFMHGTSHHLGLDVHDFASRYKKFEVGNVLTCEPGIYIPEEGLGIRIENNILITDNGNRDLMANIPVEAEHIEEIMNSF, encoded by the coding sequence ATGAAATATTTGGAAATTTTCCATTCACTATTTACAAATAATAGAAAAAATTTCGTTTCGAGAACAAAACCAAACTCACTGGCTGTTTTTCACTCTAATGATGAGTTTCCGGTGAGTGGCGACCAGGTTTTTGCTTTTAAACAAAATCCGGATTTTTTTTACCTTACGGGTATCGACCAGGAGCAAAGCATATTGCTGCTATACCCCGATTGTCCTAATAAGGCATACAAAGAAGTACTTTTTTTAAGACAAACCAACGAGCACATTGCCATTTGGGAAGGACACAAGTATACAAAAGAGGAGGCGAGACAAGTTTCTGGTATCGAGAGTGTTTACTGGCTGCATGAATACGACGTTATTTTACATAGCATTATCAATTATGCCGAAAATATTTACATAAACACTAACGAAAACGACAGGTATGTACATACCGTACCATACCGGGATATACGGATGTATGAAGCATTACGCCAAAAATATCCGTTGCATAAATACGAACGCTCGGCGTTGATATTAAGAGATTTAAGAGTTATAAAATCGGGGCCGGAAATTGATCTGATCCAAAAAGCCTGCAACATCACCAACGATGCTTTTGTGCGTGTACTTAAATTTATAAAACCCGGTGTTGCCGAATATGAAATAGAGGCCGAAATTATACACGAGTTTTTACGGCAACGGGCTACAGGACACGCCTATAGCCCCATAATTGCTTCGGGCAAAAATGCCAACGTGCTGCATTATATTGATAATAACCAGGTTTGCAATGATGATGACGTAATTCTGTTTGATTTTGGTGCCCAGTACGCCAATTACAACGCCGATATGAGCCGGTCGGTGCCGGTTAACGGCAGGTTTACCCCACGACAGCGTGCTGTTTATGACGCAGTGTTAAGGGTAATGCGCGAAGCAAGCAGCATGATTGTAGCTGGTACTGTTTTAGCCGAATACCAGGATGAAGTTGGCAAGATAATGACCGGCGAACTGATAGGTCTTGGCCTGCTTGATAAACACGATGTTGAAAAACAGGATGCCAATGCCCCGTTATATAAAAAATACTTTATGCATGGCACATCGCACCACCTGGGTTTAGATGTGCATGATTTTGCAAGCAGGTATAAGAAATTCGAAGTTGGTAATGTACTAACCTGCGAGCCAGGTATTTATATACCTGAAGAAGGCCTGGGTATACGAATTGAGAATAATATTTTAATTACCGACAATGGTAATCGCGACCTGATGGCCAATATTCCCGTTGAGGCGGAGCATATTGAAGAGATTATGAATAGTTTTTAG
- a CDS encoding sensor histidine kinase: protein MQNTISPDNQTRGLKTAWHIFWHLLFWLGMISLFIFLARMNDHITPRQLVIIFLVFPIINIGLFYINFLVYIPRFLDKKRYWAYACVALITIIVFGVVKYGVGLLFKDVILIHNKGQQISFAAYFFNTVFTSLIFIFLSTVLKFTTDWFLNERIQHDLENQRLSAELAFLKSQINPHFLFNSLNSIYSLAYQKSDTTPEAILKLSEIMRYMLYECNDNRVDLSKELQYLHNYIDLQKIRFGNKAFIDFKVMGDVTNQQIVPLLLIAFIENAFKHGVANDVMTPIKLLINVDECQLHFYIQNKKHTHNRDAIGGIGLTNVQRRLNLLYPGKYTLNIRDTEDTYTCELSIIL, encoded by the coding sequence ATGCAGAACACTATTTCACCTGATAATCAAACACGCGGTTTAAAAACGGCCTGGCATATTTTCTGGCATTTACTTTTTTGGCTTGGGATGATCTCGCTGTTCATTTTCCTGGCCCGGATGAATGACCATATAACACCAAGGCAATTGGTTATTATATTTCTGGTGTTCCCTATCATCAATATCGGGTTGTTTTACATTAATTTCCTGGTATACATTCCCCGCTTCCTGGATAAAAAAAGGTATTGGGCTTATGCCTGTGTAGCTCTGATAACCATTATAGTTTTCGGTGTTGTTAAATATGGGGTAGGCCTGTTGTTTAAAGATGTGATACTGATACACAACAAGGGGCAGCAAATAAGCTTTGCCGCTTACTTTTTCAACACCGTTTTTACCAGCCTGATTTTTATTTTTTTAAGTACGGTGCTTAAATTCACTACCGATTGGTTCCTGAACGAACGCATTCAGCATGATCTTGAAAACCAGCGATTAAGCGCCGAGCTTGCTTTTTTAAAATCGCAGATAAACCCGCATTTTTTATTCAATTCCTTAAACAGTATTTACTCGCTGGCCTATCAAAAGTCAGATACCACGCCCGAAGCTATCCTGAAGCTATCCGAAATTATGCGCTACATGCTTTACGAGTGCAATGACAACCGGGTTGATTTAAGCAAGGAGTTGCAATACCTGCACAACTACATCGATTTGCAAAAAATCCGCTTCGGTAATAAGGCATTTATTGATTTTAAGGTAATGGGCGACGTAACCAACCAGCAAATTGTACCTTTATTATTAATAGCCTTTATTGAAAACGCTTTTAAGCACGGTGTGGCCAATGATGTGATGACGCCTATTAAATTGCTCATTAATGTTGACGAATGCCAACTGCACTTTTACATTCAAAATAAAAAACATACCCATAACCGCGATGCTATTGGCGGCATAGGGCTAACTAATGTACAAAGGCGTCTTAATCTTTTATATCCCGGTAAGTATACTTTAAATATCAGGGATACTGAAGATACCTATACTTGTGAATTATCAATAATCTTGTGA
- a CDS encoding ABC transporter permease, with amino-acid sequence MKGFILSFRSEFYKSRKTLGFWAAIILPLFICTLLFVGFYLKAEKLTGTPPIMLWLQFAGAILGVMGSLLLPMFIIFIAYSVNSIEHKADTWKSLFSLPISRWAVYGAKYTYAVFLVFLTLALFVLFTIGFGNLLSIVKPELRFDDYHMEKELAQIYFKLFLSSLGILSIQFLLSLLWADFLKPMGIGFVCTITGVILASKNWEYCYLFPYSHPMQAITTMMHRGEAVQKGIQIDVFTKDVFVSMAVATVVFIAGYFIVQKKSVK; translated from the coding sequence ATGAAAGGATTTATACTATCGTTCCGGTCGGAATTTTACAAAAGCCGAAAAACGTTGGGTTTTTGGGCTGCCATTATACTACCGCTGTTTATTTGCACTTTACTTTTTGTGGGCTTTTACCTCAAGGCCGAAAAACTTACAGGTACACCACCCATAATGCTGTGGCTGCAATTTGCCGGCGCCATATTAGGCGTAATGGGTTCATTACTGCTGCCCATGTTTATTATTTTTATAGCCTACTCGGTAAATAGTATTGAGCACAAGGCCGATACCTGGAAAAGCCTGTTCAGTTTGCCAATTTCGCGTTGGGCGGTATACGGCGCCAAATATACGTATGCAGTATTCCTGGTGTTTTTAACACTTGCGCTGTTTGTGCTGTTTACCATAGGGTTTGGCAACTTATTGAGTATTGTAAAACCCGAACTTAGGTTTGATGATTACCACATGGAAAAGGAGCTGGCGCAGATATATTTTAAATTATTTTTGTCATCGCTGGGCATCTTATCCATCCAGTTTTTGCTCAGTTTACTTTGGGCCGATTTTTTAAAGCCGATGGGCATCGGCTTTGTGTGCACCATTACCGGTGTTATCCTGGCCTCAAAAAACTGGGAGTATTGTTATCTTTTCCCTTATTCGCACCCAATGCAAGCTATTACTACCATGATGCATCGAGGCGAAGCGGTGCAAAAAGGCATTCAAATAGATGTGTTTACAAAAGATGTTTTTGTAAGTATGGCAGTAGCAACTGTTGTATTTATTGCGGGATACTTTATTGTGCAGAAGAAAAGCGTTAAGTGA